One window of the Vicinamibacterales bacterium genome contains the following:
- a CDS encoding VCBS repeat-containing protein: MAAGSPWANGPRRQIPWPAGVLVLALVAVLQAQGAGPLWVDVTSSALPSTAYWTNKVEIADIDGDGRPDLLFANGGDYSTPGTPEPNQVFRNAGPGFRFEDATARVFGETPDLARVVKARDLDGDGIVDIVVGTTYQTQSRLFLGTGGGRFREVTATQLPHQPLSVGDLEAGDVDGDGDLDLVLADWGPGDAMTNEGGVTHLWLNDGTGRFTDATADRMPAITVRFSWDLELADVDNDLDLDVLVSCKRCGGSLLFRNDGTGRFTDDPRGLPQYTNNYEFEAMDLDGDGFLDLVTVNDGDITSETSPFSRREHVFRNDGKGRFRDQTPAWWPPSSNVGEDDNVVAFLDVDSDGDADFVVGSLSGPDRLLVNDGTGRLTVRLDVFGGPDTPGTLGLALADLDGDGRMDVVQGQGENPKATDERVFAGRGLPPDTAAPSVTLVRRVTDAAGRARVMARVHDRKSPSLATEWRRVWVDWKRPDRTATPMRWVGEYLWASDGPIDLDAAAPFQVCATDAAGNTACAAPAP; the protein is encoded by the coding sequence GTGGCAGCGGGGAGCCCCTGGGCGAACGGACCGCGCCGGCAGATTCCGTGGCCGGCCGGCGTGCTCGTCCTGGCGCTCGTGGCCGTCCTCCAGGCGCAGGGCGCCGGCCCGCTCTGGGTCGACGTCACGTCGTCGGCCCTGCCGTCCACGGCGTACTGGACCAACAAGGTCGAGATCGCGGACATCGACGGCGACGGCCGTCCCGATCTGCTCTTCGCCAACGGCGGCGACTACTCCACGCCGGGGACGCCCGAACCCAACCAGGTCTTCAGGAATGCGGGCCCGGGCTTCAGGTTCGAGGATGCGACCGCCCGGGTCTTCGGCGAGACGCCGGACCTGGCGCGCGTCGTCAAGGCGCGCGACCTCGACGGCGACGGCATCGTCGACATCGTGGTCGGCACCACCTACCAGACGCAGTCGCGCCTGTTCCTGGGCACCGGGGGAGGGCGGTTCCGCGAGGTCACGGCCACCCAGTTGCCCCACCAGCCGCTGAGCGTCGGCGACCTGGAGGCCGGCGACGTGGACGGGGACGGCGACCTGGACCTGGTCCTGGCCGACTGGGGTCCCGGCGATGCCATGACCAACGAGGGTGGCGTGACGCACCTGTGGCTGAACGACGGCACTGGCCGCTTCACCGACGCCACGGCCGACCGGATGCCCGCCATCACGGTGCGCTTCTCGTGGGATCTCGAACTGGCCGACGTGGACAACGACCTCGATCTGGACGTCCTCGTGTCCTGCAAGCGGTGCGGGGGCAGCCTGCTGTTCCGGAACGACGGCACCGGGCGGTTCACGGACGACCCTCGAGGGCTGCCGCAGTACACGAACAACTACGAGTTCGAGGCGATGGACCTCGACGGCGACGGCTTCCTCGACCTCGTCACCGTGAACGACGGCGACATCACCAGCGAGACCAGCCCCTTCAGCCGGCGCGAGCACGTCTTTCGAAACGACGGCAAGGGCCGCTTCCGCGACCAGACGCCGGCGTGGTGGCCGCCGTCCTCGAACGTCGGCGAGGACGACAACGTGGTCGCCTTCCTGGACGTGGATTCCGACGGCGATGCGGACTTCGTCGTCGGGTCGCTGAGCGGTCCCGACCGTCTGCTCGTGAACGACGGAACCGGCCGGCTCACGGTACGGCTGGATGTGTTCGGTGGTCCGGACACGCCGGGCACGCTCGGCCTGGCGCTGGCCGATCTCGACGGCGACGGCCGGATGGACGTGGTACAGGGGCAGGGCGAGAACCCCAAGGCCACCGACGAGCGCGTCTTCGCCGGGCGCGGGCTGCCTCCGGACACGGCGGCGCCGTCGGTGACGCTCGTCCGCCGCGTGACGGACGCCGCAGGCCGTGCGCGCGTGATGGCACGCGTGCACGACAGGAAGAGCCCGAGCCTGGCCACCGAGTGGCGCCGCGTGTGGGTGGACTGGAAGCGGCCCGACCGGACGGCGACACCGATGAGATGGGTGGGGGAGTACCTGTGGGCGTCGGACGGTCCGATCGACCTCGACGCCGCGGCGCCATTCCAGGTGTGCGCCACCGATGCCGCCGGCAATACGGCCTGCGCGGCGCCCGCGCCCTGA
- a CDS encoding glycosyltransferase, whose product MARVLLTCWGSFGDLFPSIAVADRLRARGHEPILATCPFYREILEREGLTFRPVGPDVTPDDMVLLGRLMDPRRGTEVLVRELLMPALDASYADLDAAASDVDLVVSHPVTFAAPLVADRRRLPWLSSVLAPMSFFSPTDFPALPNLPAAVGLRHLGAWTGRLLGALSRKATAGWMAPVAALRQRLGLPAAGHPLFEGQFSPLGTLALFSRVLGSPQPDWPPHTDVTGFPFFNRAIAMPPVVRAFLDAGPPPVVFTLGSSAVHAAGGFFEESVRAARQLGMRALLLAGRAAAEARSMPDGMLAVESAPHDQVFPHAAVIVHQGGVGTTGQALRSGRPQLVVPHAHDQFDNAVRVERAGAGTVLYATRYRADRAAMAIGTLTSDAACAARAEAVGAEVRGEGGADRAAECIAAALARV is encoded by the coding sequence GTGGCCCGGGTGCTGCTCACGTGCTGGGGATCGTTCGGCGACCTCTTCCCCTCCATCGCCGTGGCGGACCGCCTGCGCGCGCGCGGACACGAGCCGATCCTCGCGACGTGCCCGTTCTATCGCGAGATCCTCGAACGCGAGGGCCTCACCTTCCGCCCGGTCGGTCCCGACGTCACGCCTGACGACATGGTGCTGCTCGGACGGCTCATGGATCCCCGGCGAGGCACCGAGGTCCTCGTACGCGAGCTGCTGATGCCGGCGCTCGACGCGAGCTACGCAGACCTGGACGCGGCCGCGAGCGACGTGGATCTCGTGGTGTCGCACCCGGTGACCTTCGCCGCGCCGCTCGTGGCGGACCGACGCCGCCTGCCCTGGCTGTCCAGCGTCCTGGCGCCCATGTCGTTCTTCTCTCCCACGGACTTTCCGGCCCTGCCCAACCTGCCGGCGGCTGTGGGGCTCCGGCATCTTGGCGCCTGGACCGGGCGTCTGCTGGGCGCGCTGTCGCGGAAGGCGACCGCGGGCTGGATGGCGCCGGTGGCGGCACTGCGACAGCGGCTGGGTCTACCGGCCGCCGGACATCCGCTGTTCGAGGGACAGTTCTCGCCGCTCGGAACGCTGGCGCTCTTCTCCAGGGTGCTCGGGAGCCCGCAGCCGGACTGGCCGCCGCACACGGACGTCACGGGCTTTCCGTTCTTCAACCGGGCGATCGCGATGCCGCCGGTGGTCCGGGCGTTCCTGGACGCAGGCCCGCCTCCCGTCGTCTTCACGCTGGGATCGTCCGCCGTGCACGCGGCCGGCGGGTTCTTCGAGGAGAGCGTGCGCGCGGCGCGGCAACTCGGCATGCGCGCCCTGCTGCTGGCGGGCCGCGCGGCGGCGGAGGCACGGTCGATGCCCGACGGGATGCTGGCGGTGGAGAGCGCGCCCCACGACCAGGTGTTTCCGCACGCAGCCGTCATCGTCCACCAGGGAGGGGTCGGCACCACTGGACAGGCCCTCAGGAGCGGCCGGCCCCAACTCGTGGTCCCGCACGCGCACGATCAGTTCGACAACGCGGTGCGCGTCGAGCGCGCGGGCGCCGGGACGGTGCTGTATGCGACACGTTACCGGGCCGACCGCGCCGCGATGGCGATCGGCACGCTGACGTCGGATGCGGCGTGTGCCGCCCGTGCCGAAGCCGTGGGCGCCGAGGTGCGAGGCGAGGGCGGCGCGGACCGGGCCGCCGAGTGCATCGCCGCGGCGCTCGCCCGGGTCTGA